One Falco biarmicus isolate bFalBia1 chromosome 9, bFalBia1.pri, whole genome shotgun sequence genomic region harbors:
- the LOC130155091 gene encoding LOW QUALITY PROTEIN: ectonucleoside triphosphate diphosphohydrolase 1-like (The sequence of the model RefSeq protein was modified relative to this genomic sequence to represent the inferred CDS: deleted 1 base in 1 codon; substituted 1 base at 1 genomic stop codon), with protein sequence MSKKSDGDREDFRKGSTDCSHPLSLPAELCKYEFLQLINVHGLCCQSPGYXHPFSALVTGTKPKMSWTRKILLILGLLSALAVIALIAVAVTQNKPLPKNIKYGIVLDAGSSHTNLYVYEWPAEKENDTGVVQQVEVCKVEGPGISGYSHATEKAGPSLAQCLRQAEEVIPSKQHQETPVYLGATAGMRLLSLENESAADKVLSSVEKTLRSAPFNFQGARIISGQEEGAYGWITINYLLGNFKQSGWTKLLHSLKSVSETSGALDLGGASTQITFVPNELSSESPKNLLNFRLYGKDYLVYTHSFLCYGKDQALQQKLARDLQTVENSSLLDPCFHQGYQRTVNISDLFKNPCTSAKKKQFPFSQLYIQGEGNYQKCRRNIQKLFNKTSCPYSSCSFNGIYLPPLQGDFGAFSAFYFVMNFLNLTSEQSPIALDKVTSTIESFCARPWHEVKAAYHQIKEKYLSEYCFSGAYILSLLENGYEFTQENWQRIHFLGKIGSSDAGWTLGYMLNLTNMIPAEEPAVPPLSHGSYVGLMVLCSLVLVSVLLFAWLLFHKPKCLQKGIV encoded by the exons ATGAGTAAGAAGTCAGATGGGGACAGAGAAGATTTCCGAAAAGG CAGCACTGACTGCTCCCATCCCCTTTCCCTGCCAGCAGAACTTTGTAAATACGAATTCCTG CAGTTAATAAATGTGCATGGACTGTGTTGCCAGAGCCCT GGATATTAACATCCTTTTTCTGCTCTAGTCACAGGTACCAAACCAAAGATGTCCTGGACAAGAAAGATTCTACTCATCCTGGGACTCCTCTCTGCTTTGGCTGTAATTGCTTTAATTGCTGTAGCAGTGACCCAAAACAAGCCACTTCCGAAGAACATTAAG TATGGGATCGTGCTGGATGCGGGGTCATCCCACACTAACCTGTATGTATACGAGTGgccagcagagaaggaaaacgACACTGGGGTGGTACAGCAGGTGGAGGTGTGTAAAGTCGAAG GCCCTGGGATCTCAGGTTACTCCCATGCCACGGAGAAGGCCGGTCCCTCTCTGGCACAGTGCCTACGGCAAGCAGAAGAGGTGATTCCCTCAAAGCAGCACCAAGAGACACCTGTCTACCTCGGAGCAACTGCCGGCATGCGGCTTCTCAG CTTGGAGAATGAAAGTGCAGCTGACAAAGTCTTGTCCTCAGTAGAGAAGACGCTACGCTCAGCTCCCTTCAACTTCCAGGGTGCCAGAATCATCAGTGGTCAGGAAGAAGGAGCCTATGGATGGATCACCATTAACTACCTGCTGGGCAATTTCAAGCAG tctggcTGGACAAAACTTCTACATTCCCTGAAATCCGTAAGTGAGACATCAGGAGCACTAGACCTCGGAGGAGCCTCAACGCAGATTACTTTTGTACCAAATGAACTGTCTTCTGAGTCCCCAAAGAACCTGCTCAACTTTCGTCTCTATGGCAAGGATTACCTAGTGTACACGCACAGCTTTCTCTGCTACGGGAAGGACCAGGCTCTGCAACAGAAACTGGCCAGGGACCTACAG ACCGTGGAGAACAGCAGCCTGCTTGATCCGTGCTTTCACCAGGGGTATCAGAGGACTGTAAATATAAGTGACCTCTTCAAAAACCCTTGTACATCAgccaagaaaaagcaattcCCTTTCAGCCAGTTGTACATACAGGGAGAGGGGAATTATCAAAAGTGCCGAAGAAACATCCAGAAACTCTTTAACAAAACCAGTTGTCCTTACTCCAGCTGCTCCTTCAATGGGATATACCTACCTCCATTACAAGGGGATTTTGGG gCTTTTTCTGCATTCTACTTTGTGATGAACTTCTTGAACCTGACCAGCGAACAAAGCCCCATTGCCCTGGACAAAGTGACCAGCACCATTGAGAGCTTCTGTGCCCGGCCTTGGCATGAG GTGAAGGCAGCGTACCACCAAATAAAAGAGAAGTACCTGAGTGAGTATTGCTTCTCTGGAGCCTACATCCTCTCTCTCCTGGAAAATGGCTATGAATTCACGCAAGAGAACTGGCAAAGGATCCACTTCCTTGGAAAG ATCGGCAGCAGCGATGCAGGCTGGACCCTGGGCTATATGCTGAACCTGACCAACATGATCCCCGCAGAGGAGCCCGCTGTGCCCCCTCTTTCCCATGGCAGCTACGTGGGGCTGATGGTGCTGTGCTCCCTCGTGCTGGTGTCTGTGCTCTTGTTCGCCTGGCTTCTTTTCCACAAGCCCAAGTGCCTGCAGAAGGGGATTGTTTAG